In one window of Prevotella fusca JCM 17724 DNA:
- a CDS encoding porin family protein, translating into MKNIISIILFTVLLVLPHTAAAQVGQHRNDLSIGVNGGYVLSNVGFNPSVTQSLHGGISGGLSVRYVCERYFNTICSIYGEVNYASVGWKEKILTGTDQPVINSNGLAEEYSRTVNYVQIPVFAHLAWGREHDGFSFFFQTGPQIGIYLNESTSKNYDTPNLATDGTGRSNVTVAQESMPVEKKLDYGIAAGLGMEYSNRRVGHFLLEARYYYGLGNIYGSSKKDYFGKSNYGNIVVKATYLFDITKTK; encoded by the coding sequence ATGAAGAATATAATCTCTATAATATTATTCACTGTCCTGCTTGTGTTGCCGCATACTGCTGCTGCACAAGTGGGACAGCATCGTAACGACCTCTCTATAGGTGTGAATGGTGGTTATGTCCTTTCCAACGTAGGATTCAATCCGAGTGTAACACAGTCACTGCATGGTGGCATAAGTGGTGGATTGAGCGTGCGTTACGTGTGTGAGAGGTATTTCAATACCATCTGTTCAATTTATGGTGAGGTAAACTATGCCTCTGTCGGATGGAAAGAGAAGATTCTGACGGGTACTGACCAGCCGGTAATCAATTCCAATGGTTTGGCAGAGGAGTATTCACGCACGGTCAATTATGTTCAGATTCCTGTCTTTGCACATCTTGCATGGGGACGTGAACATGACGGATTCAGCTTTTTCTTCCAGACTGGTCCACAGATTGGAATCTATCTGAATGAGTCTACTTCTAAGAACTATGATACTCCAAATCTTGCAACTGACGGTACAGGACGAAGCAATGTCACCGTAGCACAGGAATCAATGCCAGTAGAGAAGAAACTTGATTATGGCATTGCAGCAGGTCTGGGCATGGAATACAGCAACCGCCGTGTAGGTCATTTCCTGCTTGAAGCCCGCTATTATTATGGGCTCGGTAATATCTATGGAAGTTCAAAGAAAGACTATTTTGGTAAGTCTAACTATGGTAATATAGTTGTCAAGGCTACCTATCTTTTTGATATAACCAAAACTAAATAA
- a CDS encoding amino acid ABC transporter substrate-binding protein, translating to MKNYLKYLLLFFAMTFSCSVLAQSIQWRDQHKVKRKETIFGIAKSYGVTIPQLLDANPVMKQSGYELKKGDIIFVPYSKEGDILPDGSVRGKSDKKSASKTSVAQAAKAVNAIRVGVMLPLHNQDGDGKRMVEYYRGVLLALNQLKSEGITTDVHAWNVPKGADIRTTLLEPNASKLDIIFGPLYSEQVKPLADFCRANDIKLVIPFSITGDEVETNPNIFQVYQTDASLNNKAIASFLERFQRTHHPVFINCKDPNSLVGNFTATLRKQLDLQKIKYDLTSTKSSAADFSKHFDATRPNVVILNSEKSPQLNEVFAKLEQMKKSRPGIAISLYGYNQWFVYQDYDLDQFFKYNTYIPSTYYYNKSADKTKDLEAKYIEQYDEPMSKQYIPRMAITGYDQAQFFVRGLKLHGKNFTGTASEVKYRPLQTRYNFVRVGQGGYINDNFQLVHFKTDQTMENLVY from the coding sequence ATGAAAAATTATTTGAAATATCTTCTGTTATTCTTTGCTATGACTTTTAGTTGTAGCGTATTGGCACAAAGTATCCAGTGGCGTGACCAGCATAAAGTGAAGCGTAAGGAAACAATTTTTGGTATCGCAAAGAGTTATGGCGTAACGATACCACAGCTTCTGGATGCTAACCCTGTCATGAAGCAGTCGGGCTACGAATTGAAGAAAGGTGACATTATCTTTGTTCCTTATTCAAAGGAGGGCGACATTCTTCCTGATGGTTCTGTGAGGGGTAAGTCGGACAAGAAGTCTGCTTCAAAGACATCTGTTGCCCAAGCAGCCAAGGCTGTGAATGCAATCCGTGTTGGTGTGATGCTTCCTTTGCATAATCAGGATGGTGATGGAAAGCGTATGGTTGAGTATTATCGTGGTGTACTCTTGGCTCTCAATCAGTTGAAGAGTGAAGGGATAACAACAGACGTGCATGCCTGGAATGTGCCGAAGGGTGCTGATATTCGTACTACGTTACTTGAACCGAACGCATCGAAGTTAGATATTATCTTCGGTCCTCTTTATTCAGAACAGGTAAAACCATTGGCTGATTTCTGTCGTGCCAATGATATAAAGCTCGTCATTCCGTTCTCTATAACGGGCGATGAGGTTGAGACGAACCCTAATATATTCCAGGTTTATCAAACTGATGCTTCGCTCAACAACAAGGCGATTGCTTCTTTTCTGGAGCGTTTCCAAAGAACACACCACCCGGTGTTCATCAACTGCAAGGATCCAAATAGTCTGGTTGGTAATTTCACTGCAACTCTGAGGAAGCAGCTTGACCTACAGAAGATAAAGTATGATTTGACAAGCACCAAGTCTTCAGCGGCAGACTTTTCAAAGCACTTTGATGCCACCCGTCCTAATGTTGTGATTCTCAACTCGGAGAAGAGTCCACAACTCAATGAGGTGTTTGCCAAGCTGGAACAGATGAAGAAGTCACGTCCAGGCATAGCCATCAGTCTTTATGGTTACAACCAGTGGTTTGTTTATCAGGATTATGACCTTGACCAGTTCTTCAAGTATAATACCTATATTCCGTCCACCTATTATTATAATAAGTCTGCCGACAAGACGAAGGATTTGGAAGCAAAGTATATTGAACAGTATGACGAACCTATGTCAAAGCAGTATATTCCACGTATGGCAATTACAGGCTACGACCAGGCACAGTTCTTTGTACGTGGTTTGAAATTACATGGAAAGAACTTCACAGGTACTGCGTCAGAGGTGAAATACCGTCCGTTGCAGACACGTTATAACTTTGTTCGTGTAGGACAGGGCGGATATATCAATGACAACTTCCAGCTGGTTCACTTCAAGACAGACCAGACCATGGAGAACCTTGTCTACTAA